A single region of the Halopiger xanaduensis SH-6 genome encodes:
- a CDS encoding nitrous oxide reductase accessory protein NosL yields MTHPRDRLSRRRILAGVGLAAVGGLAGCLAGGSGDESAEPAEPIALTDGQACDACGMTVADHYGPAGQLFYADGYPEDRDGPARFDSVHELVAAHAAQARRGRELRAAFVTDYSSVDYDLDEREGTTYISSHVRAEDFTDATAASFVVDGGIEGAMGEDVVPFSSTDDAEAFAAEHGGSVATWEELSSDESA; encoded by the coding sequence GTGACGCACCCCCGGGACCGTCTCTCGCGCCGTCGCATCCTCGCCGGCGTCGGTCTCGCAGCCGTCGGCGGACTCGCCGGCTGTCTCGCGGGCGGGAGCGGGGACGAATCCGCCGAGCCGGCCGAACCGATCGCCTTGACCGACGGCCAGGCCTGCGACGCCTGCGGGATGACCGTCGCCGACCACTACGGCCCCGCCGGCCAGCTGTTCTACGCGGACGGCTACCCCGAGGACCGCGACGGACCGGCGCGGTTCGACAGCGTCCACGAACTCGTCGCCGCCCACGCTGCACAGGCCCGGCGCGGTCGGGAGCTGCGCGCGGCCTTCGTCACCGACTACTCGAGCGTCGACTACGACCTCGACGAACGCGAGGGAACGACGTACATCTCGAGTCACGTACGAGCCGAGGATTTCACCGACGCGACGGCGGCATCGTTCGTCGTCGACGGCGGGATCGAAGGCGCGATGGGCGAGGACGTCGTCCCGTTCTCGAGCACCGATGACGCCGAGGCGTTCGCCGCCGAGCACGGCGGATCGGTTGCGACGTGGGAGGAGCTCTCGTCGGACGAATCGGCATAG
- a CDS encoding ABC transporter ATP-binding protein gives MQITITDVRKRYGDVVALDGPSFTVPSGSTFGVLGTNGAGKTTLFELLVGHDRPDEGRIEVGGIDVAEAGHRVRERVAFLPEHAGFPPAMTGREVLDVHARIRGLTNQRERIDDALETVGLADAADRAVEGYSNGMGRRLGLAAALIADPPVLVLDEPTAGLDPRGVAAFHQTIERLGRETDTTIVLSSHVLSEVERLCDDVAILEDGHLRAAGPIDDLRSETDTDDRVTVSLRPANDQARPDLLEAVQDCGDVTETDDAIEVTCDREAAFGVCGTVDPSLLDGFEVREPGLEAVFQDVLTDEAPDLEDEDADEDAGPIRATEEVSA, from the coding sequence ATGCAGATCACGATCACTGACGTCCGCAAGCGATACGGCGACGTCGTCGCCCTGGACGGACCCTCGTTTACGGTGCCGTCCGGGTCGACGTTCGGCGTCCTCGGAACGAACGGCGCGGGAAAGACGACGCTCTTCGAGCTGCTGGTCGGCCACGACCGGCCCGACGAGGGGCGGATCGAAGTCGGCGGCATCGACGTCGCCGAGGCCGGCCACCGCGTCCGCGAGCGCGTCGCCTTCCTGCCCGAACACGCCGGCTTCCCGCCGGCGATGACCGGCCGGGAAGTGCTCGACGTCCACGCCCGCATCCGCGGGCTCACGAACCAACGGGAACGCATCGACGACGCCCTCGAGACGGTCGGGCTCGCCGACGCGGCCGACCGCGCCGTGGAGGGCTACTCCAACGGGATGGGCCGACGGCTCGGCCTCGCGGCGGCGCTGATCGCCGATCCGCCGGTGCTCGTGCTCGACGAACCGACCGCCGGGCTCGACCCGCGAGGCGTCGCGGCGTTCCACCAAACCATCGAGCGGCTCGGCCGCGAAACGGACACGACGATCGTCCTCTCCTCGCACGTATTGAGCGAGGTCGAGCGGCTCTGCGACGACGTCGCGATCCTCGAGGACGGCCACCTGCGCGCGGCCGGGCCGATCGACGATCTCCGGTCGGAAACGGACACGGACGACCGAGTTACCGTCTCGCTCCGACCGGCGAACGACCAGGCTCGTCCGGACCTGCTCGAGGCCGTTCAGGACTGCGGCGACGTTACCGAAACCGACGACGCGATCGAAGTTACCTGCGATCGGGAGGCCGCGTTCGGCGTCTGCGGCACCGTCGATCCGTCGCTGCTCGACGGCTTCGAGGTCCGAGAGCCGGGCCTCGAGGCGGTGTTCCAGGACGTGCTGACGGACGAGGCGCCTGATCTCGAGGACGAAGATGCGGACGAGGACGCGGGGCCGATCCGGGCGACCGAGGAGGTGAGCGCGTAA
- a CDS encoding ABC transporter permease, giving the protein MTDADPRPDGGYTTAMAPDTDADVETVHESETDDLESGAWYRQLLVVAETEYRLAVRGRWAIALTAIFAAFALGLTTFSGASVSPEGFERTVGSLAVLAVYLVPLVALAFSYDVIVGRKESGWLQTLFSLPVDRAWIVVGAAAGRAVVLASATIIGFGVAGGFLLREYGLDGFDAYATFMLGAVGLGLVFLAVGVLVSTLAREKTHALGVSLLAWAWFVLVHDLLALGLIGALELSETAVSAMLLANPTGVFRALVLGSLGAGGNAGFASVLAESGLSTGVLSGALLAWIAVPIAIAALAIRRRRL; this is encoded by the coding sequence ATGACCGACGCCGATCCGCGACCCGACGGCGGGTACACCACGGCGATGGCGCCCGACACCGACGCCGACGTCGAGACCGTCCACGAGTCCGAGACCGACGATCTCGAGTCCGGCGCGTGGTACCGCCAGCTGCTGGTCGTCGCCGAGACCGAGTACCGCCTCGCGGTGCGGGGCCGGTGGGCGATCGCGCTGACCGCGATCTTCGCCGCCTTCGCGCTCGGGCTGACGACGTTCAGCGGCGCGAGCGTGAGCCCCGAGGGGTTCGAGCGGACCGTCGGCAGCCTCGCCGTGCTCGCGGTCTACCTCGTGCCGCTGGTCGCACTCGCGTTCAGTTACGACGTTATTGTCGGCCGGAAGGAGAGCGGGTGGCTCCAGACCCTGTTCTCGCTGCCGGTCGACCGCGCCTGGATCGTCGTCGGCGCCGCCGCCGGCCGCGCCGTCGTGCTCGCGAGCGCGACGATCATCGGCTTCGGCGTCGCCGGCGGCTTCCTGCTGCGCGAGTACGGCCTCGACGGGTTCGACGCCTACGCGACCTTCATGCTGGGGGCCGTCGGACTCGGCCTAGTCTTCCTCGCGGTCGGCGTCCTCGTCTCGACGCTGGCCCGCGAGAAGACCCACGCGCTCGGCGTCTCGCTGCTGGCGTGGGCGTGGTTCGTCCTCGTCCACGACCTGCTCGCGCTCGGCCTGATCGGCGCGCTCGAGCTCTCGGAGACGGCCGTCTCCGCGATGCTGCTGGCGAACCCGACCGGGGTCTTCCGGGCGCTCGTGCTGGGATCGCTGGGGGCCGGCGGCAACGCCGGGTTCGCGTCGGTGCTGGCCGAGTCCGGCCTCTCGACTGGCGTCCTAAGCGGAGCCCTGCTGGCCTGGATCGCCGTCCCGATCGCAATCGCCGCGCTCGCGATCCGGAGGCGACGGCTGTGA
- the nosD gene encoding nitrous oxide reductase family maturation protein NosD, producing the protein MTERYFAVLAAAVLVASLAGAAVAATDGSSGDESVDDWSADVPDVHDADVPEADGTATLDGQQFDSLQAAVDAAEPGDEIIVEGRFDERVTVDTPNVTVAAVERDAAVIDGGENGTVVEIAADDVTLEGVWIRNSGLDKSAGDSGVLVNGSSATLSELRLTEIAFGVWIGSVDDATVEDSLIAGREDVQTVQRGNGIHLWESTDAEIHNNSITTVRDGIYYQWAEGVHAEGNTMWDMRYGVHYMYSNDNRLVDNTAFDNDVGFALMVSKGLTLENNTAVNNDGTSGHGILLKDVEDSAIVGNEVVGNDNGLYVYNAQDNRLADNLVLENEIGVHVTAGSANAVVAGNSFIANDQAAFAETTSQAHWNATDRGNYWADARTTDLDEDGVSELRHQPAGAVEKLVHERPQAAAFAESPAFDAVRMAESSFPVLESPGIVDHRPLAEPLHDNWKDYYNADHDH; encoded by the coding sequence GTGACCGAGCGCTACTTCGCCGTCCTCGCCGCAGCCGTGCTCGTCGCCTCGCTGGCCGGCGCCGCCGTCGCCGCGACGGACGGCTCGAGCGGCGACGAAAGCGTCGACGACTGGAGCGCTGATGTGCCGGACGTCCACGACGCCGACGTCCCCGAAGCCGACGGGACGGCGACGCTCGACGGACAGCAGTTCGACTCGCTGCAGGCCGCCGTCGACGCCGCCGAGCCCGGCGACGAGATCATAGTCGAGGGCCGGTTCGACGAGCGCGTCACCGTCGACACGCCGAACGTGACCGTCGCGGCCGTCGAGCGCGACGCCGCGGTGATCGACGGCGGGGAGAACGGCACGGTCGTCGAGATCGCCGCCGACGACGTGACCCTCGAGGGGGTCTGGATCCGCAACTCCGGGCTCGACAAGAGCGCCGGCGACAGCGGCGTCCTCGTGAACGGCTCAAGCGCGACGCTCTCGGAGCTTCGCCTGACCGAGATCGCGTTCGGGGTCTGGATCGGGAGCGTCGACGACGCGACCGTCGAGGACAGCCTGATCGCGGGCCGCGAGGACGTCCAGACGGTCCAGCGCGGCAACGGCATCCACCTCTGGGAGTCGACGGACGCCGAGATCCACAACAACTCGATCACGACCGTCCGCGACGGGATCTACTACCAGTGGGCCGAGGGCGTCCACGCCGAGGGCAACACGATGTGGGACATGCGCTACGGCGTCCACTACATGTACTCGAACGACAACCGGCTCGTCGACAACACCGCCTTCGACAACGACGTCGGCTTCGCGCTGATGGTCTCGAAGGGGCTGACCCTCGAGAACAACACGGCGGTGAACAACGACGGCACGAGCGGCCACGGCATCCTGTTGAAGGACGTCGAGGACAGCGCGATCGTTGGCAACGAGGTCGTCGGCAACGATAACGGCCTGTACGTCTACAACGCGCAGGATAATCGCTTAGCGGACAACCTCGTGCTCGAGAACGAGATCGGCGTCCACGTCACGGCCGGCAGCGCCAACGCCGTCGTGGCGGGCAACAGCTTCATCGCCAACGACCAGGCCGCGTTCGCGGAGACGACCTCGCAGGCCCACTGGAACGCCACCGACCGGGGCAACTACTGGGCGGACGCCCGCACGACCGACCTCGACGAGGACGGCGTCAGCGAGCTCCGCCACCAGCCCGCCGGCGCCGTCGAAAAGCTGGTCCACGAGCGACCGCAGGCGGCGGCCTTCGCCGAGAGCCCCGCCTTCGACGCGGTCCGGATGGCCGAGAGTTCGTTCCCGGTCCTCGAATCGCCCGGCATCGTCGACCACCGACCGCTCGCCGAACCGCTACACGACAACTGGAAGGACTACTACAATGCAGATCACGATCACTGA
- a CDS encoding cysteine hydrolase family protein, translating to MSVELEPERTAIVVVDMQNGFCHPDGSLYAPGSERAIEPIAALVERAREAGASLLFTRDVHPPEQFEDAHYYDEFEQWGEHVLEGSWDAEIVDELPVEAADNVVEKHTYDAFYNTELEGWLNARGIDDLVICGTLANVCVLHTGGSAGLLDFRPILVEDCIGAIEDDHKEYALEHAEWLFGEVVEGDDLEFA from the coding sequence ATGAGCGTCGAACTCGAGCCAGAGCGCACCGCGATCGTGGTCGTGGACATGCAAAACGGCTTCTGCCATCCCGACGGCTCGCTGTACGCGCCGGGCAGCGAACGGGCCATCGAACCGATCGCCGCCCTCGTCGAGCGCGCTCGCGAGGCCGGCGCCTCCCTGCTGTTCACGCGGGACGTCCACCCGCCCGAACAGTTCGAGGACGCCCACTACTACGACGAGTTCGAACAGTGGGGCGAACACGTCCTCGAGGGGTCGTGGGACGCCGAAATCGTCGACGAACTGCCGGTCGAGGCCGCCGACAACGTCGTCGAGAAACACACCTACGACGCCTTCTACAACACGGAGCTCGAGGGGTGGCTGAACGCCCGCGGGATCGACGACCTCGTGATCTGTGGCACGCTCGCGAACGTCTGCGTGCTCCACACGGGCGGCAGCGCCGGGCTTCTCGATTTCCGACCGATCCTCGTCGAGGACTGTATCGGCGCGATCGAGGACGACCACAAGGAGTACGCCCTGGAGCACGCCGAGTGGCTGTTCGGTGAGGTTGTTGAGGGTGACGACCTCGAGTTCGCGTAA